The genomic segment TCCATTAATTTTTATCTCTCTAGGTGTGACTTGCTCTTCCTGGTTAGGAAACCTACTCAATGAGATCCACAATGCACCTCTCTTAAATAAACTATCTATTATGTTTAAGAACTAGAATCGGACCCACGCTACAGTGTTGAGGAATTTTTATGGACATATACGACTCGTATCAGATTggaatatattacatatttattatactATAGTGCACCCGATTATggtgatttatatatttgtgtaaTGAATTCTGATAAAATATAATgagttttgatataataaaaataaataaaattgaaaacttttacAGCACGAAAAATATTTGAGGATAAGATCCAAAACAGATTGGATGCaatattcattttcatttcaCTCTAGTTTGATCAATCACATAGACTctcatatttttgtaataagtttggacaaaataaaagattaaaaattgttattataatGAGTATTgatagaataaaaaaagaagttaataaAAAGTGTTTAAAATTTGAGTATTATTATGAGTGTGGTAAAACtaaaagatgaataaaaatgtaaatgaacaaaaaaaattaaaaaatgataacattagaacactaaaaaataaaaataagaaattaatttttcttctaccgtagagaaaagaaagaaaaagagaataaaagaaaacaagagagcttgtacttctcttttactaatatagggattattacattttttagaaagacatatatctttataaatttatattctattttttaacTGTTGTAAAGATATATTTCTATAGacattaattcatttttagataattatttttttctaaaaaaatccaaaaatattacTTGAAGGGTATACATttctaaaaacaattaattaataggTAAAGTAACCTAGGTTGCATGAAAACGGAAACGGATTGTAAGTACGCTAATTGTCAGGAGAGagaaattataaaactctacTCTGACAATTAGCCTACTTACAATCTTGAAATTGAAGGGGTTTGGGCCAGTAGCAATGGCCAGGAAGTGTTAATGCCGAAAGAGATAGTGCACATTATCCacttcaaaatccaaaaaatacaACATTGTCTGAACTGGAAGTTTGAAATTGTTAAAAACAATAAACGTGTTCTCTCAagtcttaaaaaataaaaaataaattcaaaggaTGCACTTCAAATTTGAActgatataattttttcaactttacatgattttttttatcaaccaaatatatatattagaatatacGTGCTGGTTTCAATAATATTTCAAATGTACGGGTCGGAGAGTTGGGTCGCACAAAtatgtaatgtaattttcttgtttGGCTAAGTATAAAACAAGCCTCGACTCAACCCAAATTATGTAAATCTAAATCGGTGTTGAAAATTAGaagaaatatttatgttttcgaACGTTATTGAGAAAACGTTTTGTTAGTGCGGGAATTAGCACTcccaacataccgatctaaacccgTTAAGAGAACCGATCATCTAAACCGGGAACTCGACCTAGGTTTGGACTTCATCCCTGAAGGCCCAATAACACCAAGAAGCCCACTGCCAAGGTGACGAACCGACACTTCAATTCGCCCTGCGGCTGACCTAGCAAGAAGGGAAGGACTTTCCTAATCAGTTCGCCTGTAATTAGGAAAGTcaatatattcaatatattcaaatatattcaGTAGATCTTTGAatacctataaatagagggcaatcCTCTCATTGTAAGATCATCcaattattaatacaaaaatcctaattcctctttgttcttgagcaaaaccTAACTTGTTTCTCAAGagatttcatttcttcttttcttgtttactttGATCCAAATTCTTTTAGAgattgttattgaatttgtttctcttctaaacaaattcattgtgagaAACATCAGTTTCTACAATtcgcgctagaaggaggggacCTAAGTTCTACAAAACACTTCTCTTCTAGATCCTATCTCAAAGAAGCAAGAGCCAATACCATGTCTTCAATCTCCAACAACGGTGCCACCAACGTAACCGCCCCACAGCAAGATGACCCAACCAAACGGGCAACCAACTCTCAGGACGTCGCCGCGGATCCACCTGTCGCCGCACCCACCACGCGCGTCTACGCACGGACTGGTGTTCGCCGCACTTCGGCTAACCCAGCAGATGAGTCCGCAGCACCTTCCGACGAAGTGGAGGAGGTTGAGATACCTCACCATGGGGGTCAGGAGACCGACGAGGTGCCACCAGTCAATGGAACTGTCGATAGACAGGGATCGCCTGCGCAAATCGCCCAACCTTCCCAGTTCGTCACCATGGACGATCTCCGTCACGTGTTCGGAACGGTCTCCAAGGACCTCTTCCAGGCGATCTCCGCAACAAATCAACGGCTGGACGCGATGGGGCACAGCGCACCCCCGCCACTTCAACAGAACGGGGCACCATCATAGGAGGTTCGGAGGAACGATCCTCTAAGCCGCCGCCTGTTCAGCGACCCGCCGTCTTTGACTTTCCGGTTCCCAAACCAGCATGTACCATCGGTACTCGCATCAGGGGCACAGCCTCGGCTGGGGCAACCCTCCCATAGAGATCCGGCAGCACCTTCCTGCCCCGAGCTTGAGGAAATGCACCTCAAGATCAAAGCTATGGGGTCCCTGCTCCACCGAGCTATCAGCTCGGCACCTGAGATCGATAGAATGTTCGAGGCCACGCAGCAACCTCCATTCACCCAGCGCATCTTGGAGACGTACGTTCCGAACGTGAAGATAAGAGTTCCAACTTATGATGGAACAAAGGATCCAGTACAGCATCTGACCTCGTTCATGGCTACCATCTCCAAAGCTAGGTTCACCGAAGAGCAGAAAGACGCCGGCCAGTGCCAACTGTTCATCGACAGCCTGGTAGAGAACGCACTGATATGGTTTTCCCATATCCCCCCGGGCACAATCGACTGTTTCGAACAACTGTCGACAGCCTTCCTACGGAATTATCGGGTGTTCATACAACGCAACGCCTCTAGTGCCGAGCTCTGGGAGATAGTCCAAGAACCCGACGAACCACTTTGGAAGTACCTCACCCGATTCAAGGAAAAGTACGCCACCATAACGGTCGCTGAGGACGTTGCAATCGCTGCCTTCAAGAAAGGACTCATTCCCGGCTCCCGACTGCATGTAGATCTCAATATCAGGGAGGCCACTGACCTGGATGAAGCCCTTCATCGAGGATCTCGCGTCGCTTACGTTGAAGAAGACGAGAAGAAACGAGCCAATAAGCTCCCTCCTCCTCGCCCAGCCGTGGCTAAAGAAAAAAGTCGAGAAACCAATTAGGAACCTCGGAAGCATCACGACCCGAGGGACCCCAAGCGCGGAGTGGTCAACGTGATATCCGAGGATGAAGGACAG from the Camelina sativa cultivar DH55 chromosome 12, Cs, whole genome shotgun sequence genome contains:
- the LOC104734034 gene encoding uncharacterized protein LOC104734034, translating into MGSLLHRAISSAPEIDRMFEATQQPPFTQRILETYVPNVKIRVPTYDGTKDPVQHLTSFMATISKARFTEEQKDAGQCQLFIDSLVENALIWFSHIPPGTIDCFEQLSTAFLRNYRVFIQRNASSAELWEIVQEPDEPLWKYLTRFKEKYATITVAEDVAIAAFKKGLIPGSRLHVDLNIREATDLDEALHRGSRVAYVEEDEKKRANKLPPPRPAVAKEKSRETN